In Microbacterium sp. 1.5R, the following are encoded in one genomic region:
- a CDS encoding DNA topoisomerase IV subunit B yields the protein MTAEYSAHHLQVLEGLEAVRKRPGMYIGSNGSPGLMHCLWEIIDNAVDEAVAGNGSKIDIILHEDGSVEVHDRGRGIPVDVEPRTGLTGVEVVFTKLHAGGKFGGGSYAASGGLHGVGASVVNALSERLDVEVDRGGKTYAMSFHRGEPGLFADKGEKRPDAPFTPFQDKSELRVVGKAPRGTSGTRIRYWADHQIFTKDAAFQLNDLVTRARQTAFLVPGLELVIRDERAANGAEVEGQPIETSYRYDGGISEFVEYLANDAPVTDTWRIQGEGTFKETVPVLQADGHMIATDVERVCAVDIAMRWGTGYDTTTRSFVNIIATPKGGTHQQGFEQELLKVLRSQVEQNARRLKVGSNDKLEKDDVLAGLTAVLTVNVPEPQFEGQTKEILGTPAVRQIVAQVLRKDLGARFSSTKRDDKSQSTQLLDKVVAEMKARVSARAHKETQRRKNALESSTLPTKLVDCRTNEVERSELFIVEGDSALGTAKNARNSEFQALLPIRGKILNVQKASVGDMLSNAECASIIQVIGAGSGRSFDIDAARYGKVILMSDADVDGAHIRTLLLTLFYRYMRPLIEHGRVFAAVPPLHRVIVMNPGSKPNETIYTYSEQEMHALLAKLRKSGKRWHEPIQRYKGLGEMDAEQLATTTMERGGRLLRRVRMEDAEAAGRVFELLMGNEVAPRREFIIDSSDRLSRESIDA from the coding sequence GTGACCGCCGAGTATTCCGCCCATCATCTCCAGGTGCTCGAAGGGCTCGAGGCCGTCCGCAAGCGCCCAGGTATGTACATCGGCTCGAACGGATCCCCGGGCCTGATGCACTGCCTCTGGGAGATCATCGACAACGCCGTCGACGAGGCCGTCGCGGGCAACGGCTCGAAGATCGACATCATCCTGCATGAGGACGGCAGTGTCGAGGTCCACGACCGCGGTCGCGGCATCCCCGTCGACGTCGAACCGCGCACCGGTCTCACCGGCGTCGAGGTCGTCTTCACGAAGCTGCATGCCGGCGGCAAGTTCGGTGGAGGCTCGTACGCGGCATCCGGTGGCCTGCACGGTGTGGGCGCCTCTGTGGTGAACGCCCTCTCGGAGCGGCTCGACGTCGAGGTAGACCGAGGTGGCAAGACCTATGCCATGTCGTTCCATCGCGGCGAGCCCGGACTCTTCGCCGACAAGGGTGAGAAGCGGCCGGACGCTCCGTTCACCCCGTTCCAGGACAAGAGCGAGCTGCGGGTCGTCGGCAAGGCGCCGCGCGGCACGAGCGGAACACGTATCCGCTATTGGGCGGATCACCAGATCTTCACGAAGGATGCCGCGTTCCAGCTCAACGACCTGGTGACTCGCGCACGTCAGACGGCGTTCCTCGTCCCAGGGCTGGAACTCGTGATCCGCGACGAGCGCGCGGCCAACGGCGCCGAGGTCGAGGGCCAGCCGATCGAGACGTCCTACCGGTACGACGGCGGCATCTCGGAGTTCGTCGAGTACCTCGCGAACGACGCTCCCGTCACCGACACCTGGCGCATCCAGGGCGAAGGCACGTTCAAAGAGACAGTGCCGGTGCTGCAGGCCGACGGCCACATGATCGCCACAGATGTGGAGCGCGTCTGCGCCGTCGACATCGCGATGCGGTGGGGCACCGGCTACGACACGACCACGCGGTCGTTCGTCAACATCATCGCGACCCCCAAGGGCGGCACCCACCAGCAGGGCTTCGAGCAGGAGCTGCTCAAGGTGCTGCGCTCGCAGGTCGAGCAGAACGCACGTCGATTGAAGGTCGGCAGCAACGACAAGCTCGAGAAGGACGACGTCCTCGCCGGGCTCACCGCGGTGCTCACGGTGAACGTCCCCGAGCCGCAGTTCGAGGGCCAGACGAAGGAGATCCTCGGCACCCCGGCCGTACGTCAGATCGTGGCCCAGGTGCTCCGGAAGGATCTCGGCGCCCGATTCAGCTCAACGAAGCGCGACGACAAGAGCCAGTCGACGCAGCTGCTCGACAAGGTGGTCGCGGAGATGAAGGCACGAGTCTCCGCTCGTGCCCACAAGGAGACCCAGCGCCGAAAGAACGCGCTCGAGTCCTCGACCCTTCCGACCAAGCTGGTCGACTGCCGCACGAACGAGGTGGAGCGCAGCGAGCTGTTCATCGTCGAGGGAGACTCCGCGCTCGGCACAGCGAAGAACGCGCGGAACAGCGAGTTCCAGGCGCTGCTGCCCATTCGCGGAAAGATCCTCAACGTCCAGAAGGCGTCGGTCGGCGACATGCTGTCGAACGCCGAGTGCGCATCGATCATCCAGGTGATCGGTGCGGGCTCCGGCCGCAGCTTCGACATCGACGCCGCGCGGTACGGCAAGGTCATCCTGATGAGCGACGCCGATGTCGACGGCGCGCACATCCGCACGCTCCTGCTCACGCTGTTCTATCGCTACATGCGGCCGCTCATCGAGCATGGCCGCGTGTTCGCCGCGGTGCCGCCGCTGCACCGCGTGATCGTGATGAATCCGGGCTCCAAGCCCAACGAGACCATCTACACCTACAGCGAGCAGGAGATGCACGCCCTTCTCGCCAAGCTCCGCAAGTCGGGCAAGCGGTGGCACGAGCCGATTCAGCGTTACAAGGGACTCGGCGAGATGGACGCGGAGCAGCTCGCCACGACCACCATGGAACGCGGCGGCCGCCTGCTGCGCCGGGTGCGCATGGAGGATGCCGAGGCGGCGGGTCGCGTGTTCGAGCTGCTGATGGGCAACGAGGTCGCGCCTCGACGTGAGTTCATCATCGATTCGTCCGATCGCCTCTCCCGGGAATCGATCGACGCCTGA
- a CDS encoding DUF7455 domain-containing protein — translation MNATTERETSAVEFRLTAMDRCDSCGAQAYIAAEVNGSELLFCAHHGRKYEEKLRSIATSWHDETARLID, via the coding sequence ATGAACGCAACGACCGAACGTGAGACCTCCGCCGTCGAGTTCCGCCTGACCGCCATGGATCGCTGTGATTCATGTGGCGCTCAGGCCTACATCGCCGCCGAGGTCAACGGATCCGAGCTCCTGTTCTGCGCCCACCACGGTCGCAAGTACGAAGAGAAGCTCCGCAGCATCGCAACGAGCTGGCACGACGAGACCGCACGACTGATTGACTGA
- a CDS encoding alanine racemase → MSRPELRIDTDLFRANIRAVRDRIAPSELMVVLKDDAYGHGLRWAVEAAKDTGVEWYGSYDVRSGVEARRVLGDTGRIFAWVTSTDEEIDDALRADIDLGVGSAEYLARITARAAHAGARARIHLKIDTGLRRNGLLPAEWERTVADVRAGEAAGHLELAGIWSHLAEASDDEDDDAQALFLDAVRVVEQSGPTPEALHLTASAASWWRPELRGSLSRIGAFCYGVRSAEGPDLPGVTPVAELTATVRKIVDGNAQVGVGSFDGIPSTLAGADVGTPGGSRELLRIDETTSLVQGWPGMQIGDSVWLFGAGEHGEASATTLAERVDSVGEEILTRLTSRVRRVTTP, encoded by the coding sequence TGCGGATCGACACCGACCTGTTCCGAGCGAACATCCGCGCGGTCCGCGATCGCATCGCCCCGTCGGAGCTCATGGTCGTCCTCAAGGACGACGCGTACGGTCACGGACTCCGGTGGGCCGTCGAGGCGGCGAAGGACACGGGCGTCGAGTGGTACGGGTCATACGACGTCCGAAGCGGGGTCGAAGCACGACGCGTGCTCGGCGACACCGGTCGGATCTTCGCGTGGGTCACCTCGACGGACGAGGAGATCGACGACGCGCTGCGCGCCGACATCGACCTCGGCGTCGGATCGGCGGAGTACCTGGCGCGCATCACCGCCAGGGCTGCGCATGCCGGCGCGCGGGCACGGATCCACCTCAAGATCGACACGGGGCTGCGTCGCAACGGTCTGCTCCCGGCCGAGTGGGAGCGCACCGTCGCCGATGTGCGCGCGGGTGAAGCGGCGGGACACCTCGAGCTCGCCGGGATCTGGAGCCATCTCGCCGAGGCGAGCGACGACGAGGACGACGATGCTCAGGCCCTGTTCCTCGATGCCGTCCGTGTCGTGGAGCAGTCCGGACCGACGCCCGAGGCGCTGCACCTGACGGCATCCGCTGCGTCCTGGTGGCGGCCGGAGCTCCGCGGCTCGCTGTCTCGGATCGGGGCGTTCTGCTACGGCGTCCGCTCGGCGGAGGGACCCGACCTGCCGGGTGTCACGCCGGTGGCCGAGCTCACGGCGACGGTCCGGAAGATCGTGGACGGGAACGCTCAGGTCGGCGTCGGGTCGTTCGACGGCATCCCGTCCACTCTCGCGGGAGCAGACGTGGGCACCCCGGGCGGATCTCGCGAGCTGCTGCGGATCGACGAGACGACGTCGCTGGTCCAGGGGTGGCCGGGGATGCAGATCGGCGACTCGGTCTGGCTGTTCGGCGCGGGCGAGCACGGAGAAGCGAGTGCGACGACCCTCGCCGAGCGCGTCGACTCCGTCGGCGAGGAGATCCTCACCCGGCTCACGAGCCGCGTGCGCCGGGTCACCACCCCTTAA